The stretch of DNA CCTCCCCGAGGTCAGCGAGGAGCTCGGCGGCTACACCCTCGAGCAGCTGCGCAAGCGGCGCATCGAGATCTACCTGTCCACGTTCCTCAACTCCTGCGTCGACGGGCACATCGTGCTGTCCGACGGCACCGAGTTCGACACCGAGACCGTCGTGTGGACGGCGGGCGTCAAGGCGAACCCCGTGCTGGCCGACTCCGACCTGCCGCTGGACAAGACCGGCCGCGTGATCACCAACGCGTACCTGCAGGTGACGACGGCCGACGGCGACGTCGTCCCCGACGCGTACGCCGCAGGGGACTGCGCGGCGGTCCCGGACCTGGTCAACCCGGGCAAGACGTGCCCGCCGAACGCCCAGCACGCGCTGCGCCAGGGCAACCACCTGGGCGACAACCTGGCGCGCATCCTCAGCTCGGCGCCGCCGACGGAGTACAAGCACAAGAACATCGGCGCCGTCGCCTCGCTGGGCATGTACAAGGGCGTCGCGCAGATGTTCGGTCGCATCAAGGTGCGCGGCTTCCTGGCCTGGGTGCTGCACCGCACGTACCACGTCTTCGCCATGCCGACGGTGAACCGCAAGCTGCGCATCATGATGGGCTGGACGTCGTCGCTGCTGCTGCGCCGCGAGGTCGTCTCGCTCGGCGCCCTGCAGGACCCCCGCGCCGAGTTCCGCGCCGCGGCGGTGCGGCCCAAGCCGAAGCCCGCCGCGGAGCAGGCCGACCCGTCGGTGGCCGGGGCGCGCTGAGCGGCCCGACGCGCAGCGCCGGCTGGCACGATGGGGCTCGCGCCCCCGTAGCCCAACCGGCAGAGGCGGCCGGCTTAAACCCGGCTCAGTCCGGGTTCGAGTCCCGGCGGGGGCACCAGGGCACGGCGCCGCCGTGCGGCACCAGGCGCCCTGCGGCCGCCCGCGGCGCTCGTTTGTCGGACCTCGGTGGGACGGTCGTCGGATGAGTCCCACGTTCGCCATGCTGGTCCTCGAGGTGCGCGACCTCCGGCGCTCGATCGAGTTCTACCGACTGCTCGGGCTCGACGTCCCCGACCCGCGGCCGGATCGTCCGGTGTCGATCTGCCGGCTCGGGCCGGGCGCCAAGCTGGTGCTGACCGAGCAGTTCGCCGCCCGCTACGACCCGGACTGGGTGCGGCCGGAGCGCGGCTACCAGCAGCTGGTGGAGTTCTACGCCGGTGACGACGTCGCGGTCGACGCGGAGTGGGCCCGGCTCACCGGCGCGGGGTACCACGGGCGCATGGCGCCGACCCAGACCGCGGGGCCCTACGCGGCGATGGTGGACGACCCGGACGGCAACGTCATCCTGCTGACGTCCGACGAGGCGGCCCGGCCGGACGGGGCGACGGTGTAGCGCTGCTGGCGGCCTCAGTGGTCCGCGGCGGGCGGCGGGGTGCCCTGGTCGTCGTCGTCCCGCTCAGCCAGACGGCGCTCGCGCTCGCGCAGCTGGTCCTCCCACGCGCGCAGCAGCTTCTCGTGCTCGGCGTTCGACTCGGCGATCCCGGCCAGGAACGCCGGGTCGTCGTCGGGTGCGACGGCGCGGGGGCGCTCGTACTCCGGGAAGCCGGCCGTGGCGGTCGACGGCCACGGGACGCGACGTGGACCCGGCCCGACCGGCCTGCCCGCCACGAGCCAGGCGACGCCGCCGACCAGCGGGAACAGCAGGATGAGGACGATCCAGCCGCCCTTGGGCAGGTTCCGGACCGCGCCCGGGTCGGCCTGGATGCAGTCGATCAGGCAGAAGACGAGCAGCGCCAGGTCCAGGGCGAAGGGCAGCACGCGCAGCATGGGCCGGACGGTAGCGGAGGACGACGCCGCGCGGGAGCGGTTCGGGCCTCAGGAGTCGAGGTGCGCGTCGAGGTCCGCGTTGAGCCGTCGCAGCATGTGCGCCAGCGTGCCGAGGTCCTCCTCGGACCAGGCCGAGAGCACCTCGCGGTAGACGGCGTTGCGCGCCGCCCGGGTGCGTGCGAGCGCGTCGAGACCCTCCGACGTCGCGGAGATCACCTGGTGCCGTCCGTCGCGCGGGTCCTTGCCGCGGCGGACGTGGCCGGCCTCCTCCATCGCGACGACCTGCCGGGTCACCGTCGACCCGTCGAGCCGCAGCTCGTCCGCGATGCGGGTGATGGTGGAGGGCCCGTTCGACTCCAGCAGCCGGAGCGCGAGGTAGGCGGACCGCTCCAGGGCCCCGTCCATGAGGCGGGAGCGGCGACGGTTCCGGTCCGAGAGGCGCAGCAGCAGCGCCACCTCGGTCTCGATGCGCCCGATGCGGTCGTCGGACCTCGGGGCCGTCTGGGCCGTTGCCGTCATGAGACATCCCCCTGAACCAGGTGTATGGTACAAGTAAATCACTGGTGCATACAGCAATCGATGCACCGGCCGCACGACGAGGTGCGCACCACCGTCCTCCACAGGGAGCCGCATGAGCGCCACCACGCGCGACGAACCGCACCGCACCGCCATCTACGCCACCGCGCTGACCGCCTTCTTCGCGATCGCGGGCATCGCTGTGGTCGATCCCATCCTGCCCGTCATCGGCAGCTCGCTGGGCGCTTCCACGTGGCAGATCGAGCTGCTGTTCACGGCCTACATCGCCGTGATGGCCCTCGGCATGGTGCCCGCCGTGATGTCCACGGGGCGGTTCGGGTACAAGAAGGTGCTCACCGCGGGGGTCTCGGTCGTGGCGGTCGCCGCGCTGGCGGCGTCGGCGGTCGGCGGCATCGGGCAGCTCGCGGCGCTCCGTGGGCTGTGGGGCCTGGGCAACGCGATGTTCTTCGCGACGGCGATGAGCCTGCTCGTCGCGCTCGCACGGCAGAGCGAGTGGGTGGTCGAGCTCTTCGAGACGTGCGTCGGCCTCGGGTTCGCCGTCGGGCCGCTGATCGGCGGCCTGCTCGGCAGGATCAGCTGGCGGGTGCCGTTCATGGCGTGCGGCGTGCTGATGGTGGCGGCTGCCGTCATGTCGGTGTCCCGGCTGCGTGACCCCGACGAGAAGCCGTCGCGACTCCGTCTGACCGACGTCTTCGCCTCGTTCCGCAAGCCGGCGTTCATCGCGCTGTGCGCGCTGACCGCGACCTACAACTTCGTCTTCTTCGTGGTGCTCGGCTACACACCGGTGGCGCTGCACCTGTCGGTGGTGCCGCTCGGCCTGGTGTTCACCGCGTGGGGGATCGGCCTCGCGTTCGGCATCCTGGTGGTCGGCCACCGGCTCGCGCACCGCATCGGTGCGGTGGCGACCGTCGGCCTCGCGGTGCTGGTGCTGACCGGCTGCCTCGTCGGCCTGGCCGTGTCGACCAGCACCACGGTGTCGATCGTCGTGCTGGTGGTCGCCGGCATCTGCATGGGCGTCTGCAACGCGAACCTCACGGACCTGGCGCTGGCCACCGGCCTGCCGGACCGGCGGTCCACCACCGGTGCCTTCAACCTGGTCCGGTGGGGCTTCGCCGCGCCGGCGCCGGTGATCTCCGGCCTGGTCGCCGAGCACGTCGGGCTCAAGGCGCCCTTCTGGGTCGCCGTCGTGGTGCTGGGCGTGGGTCTGGTGGTGTTCGCGCTCACCAGCCACGTGATGGCTCGGGCTGCGGGCGAGAAGACGCTGTGGTCCCGATGGAACGCCGGCGCCCGTGCGGCGGAGCTGACGCCCGGTGAGGCGATGGGCGAGATCTGAGCTGCGCCTGCAGGGCTGGACAGCACGACGGCTGGGTCACCGCGAGGTGCCCAGCCGTCGTGCTCCCGGAACGGTCAGGCGTCGCGCGACCGGAGGCGGATGGCCGCGAAGGCCAGGATGACCACGACCCAGGCGACCAGCACCGCGTAGCCCTGCCATGCGCTGAGGTGCACGTGGTACAGGTTCGCGTCGTTGGTCGCGGTGAGCTGCTGCTCTGTCATCGTCAACCTGCTGCCCGCCGAGGCGGGGAGGAAGGGCGTGACGTGCTGCAGCCACTTCCACACGACCTGGGCCAGCACGTTCAGCACGTTCTCGATCACCAGCAGGAGCGTCAGGACCACGCCCAGTGCTGCCGCCGAGTGGCGCAGCAGCGCGCCGAGGGAGAACGCGAACAGGGTGGTCGTGGTCAGGTAGAGCGCGGTGCCGAGGACGATGCGCTGCACCTGCGGGTCGCCGGCGTCGAGGCTGCCTCCCGTGGAGTGCAGGATCGCCGACGCCAGTACGGCGCTGAGCAGCACGGTCACCAGGGTGAGCACGAGGGTGACGACAGCCACCACCGCAGCCTTGGCCCACAGGACGGGGAGGCGCGTGGGGACCGCTGTCAGGCTGGCGCGGATCATGCCGGTGCTGTACTCGGACGTCACCGTGAGCACGCCGAGCACGGCGAGCGGGATCATCGCCAGCTGGGCGCCGGCGCTCAGCGGGATCAGGGGGAGGGGACCCGCCTCGTTGACCTGCTGCTGGGCGCTCAGCGCCCGCATGCCGAACGAGACCGCCACCACCAGGCCGACGAAGACCGCTGCCGTGAGCGCAAGGGTCCAGTACGTCGAGCGGACCGTCCAGAACTTGAGCCACTCGGACCGCAGCACGTGCAGCGGCGAGAGTCGCAGGTCCGACCGTGCGGGCTGCTGCGAGGGCGTGGTCGCCGGGGTCGTGGTCGCGGTGCTCATCGCACGTCCTCCTGCACGTCGGTCTGCGCGCCGGCGGCCGGCGCGGTCGGTGGCACCGGGGGTCGGGCGGTGGACGGCGGTCCGCTGGGCACGGCCTGCCCGCCGCCCGGGTAGCCCGTGCGCGGATCTGCCGGGGCCGCCACACCCGAGTGGTACTCGACCTCCTCGGCGGTCAGCGCGAGGTAGGCATCCTCGAGCGAGCCGCTGACCGTGGTCAGCTCGTGGAGCACGATGCCGTGCGCCGCGGCCGCCTCGCCGACGGCCTCCGGCCCGGTGCCGACCACCTGGAGCACGCCGGGCTCGGCGCTGTCGACGGTCGCGCCCGCCCCTCGCAGCACGTCGGCCAGCTCGGTGGCGCGCGGGCTGCGCACCCGCACGGTGGAGTGGGTCGCACCGGCGACCACCTGCTCCACGGGCGCGTCCGCGATGATCCGACCGCGGCCGATCACGATGATGTGGTCCGCCGTGACCGCCATCTCGCTCATCAGGTGCGAGGAGAGGAAGACGGTCCGGCCCTGCGACGCGAGGTACTTGACCAGCGTGCGGACCCAGATCACGCCCTCGGGGTCCAGGCCGTTCACCGGCTCGTCGAGGATCAGCGTGTGCGGGTCGCCGAGCAGGGCGACGGCAACGCCGAGCCGCTGGTTCATGCCGAGCGAGAAGCCGCCGACGCGCTTGCCGGCGACGGTGCCGAGCCCGGTCAGCTCGATCACCTCGTCCACGCGGCGTTCGCCGATGCCGTGCGTGGCGGCCATCGCGCGCAGGTGCCCGCGGGCCGTGCGTCCGGGGTGGACCGCCCGCGCCTCGAGCAGCGCCCCGACCTCCGTCAGCGGCGACCGGTGTGCGGCGTAGTGCTTGCCGTTCACCGTCACGTCGCCGGCGGTCGGCCGGTCGAGGCCGACGATCATCCGCATCGTGGTGGACTTGCCCGCCCCGTTGGGACCGAGGAACCCCGTGACCCGTCCGGGCTGCACGGTGAAGCTCGCCCCGTCCACGGCGGTGGTGTGCCCGTACCGCTTCGTCAGACCGTGTGCCTCGATCATCGCCGTCCCGCTCGCATCGTCCGACCGTCCGTCTCGTCCTGTGAGGTGGGGGCCGGAGACCTGCGGAACGCGCCGACTGCTCGACGACCCCACACGACCGTAGGCGACGAGGGCTCGTCTTGGGGCCGGTTCGACCGACCAGATACCCGGCCGATGCTCCGGCTCGCCGTCCGTCGGCGTCGCGGTCGGTGACCAGGCCGGCGATGAGAAGGTGGGCCGGTGACGTACGCGCAGCACATCTCCGAGCTGGTGGGGCACACGCCGCTGGTCCGGCTGAACTCGGTGACGGCGGGCCTGGCGGCCACCGTCCTGGCGAAGGTCGAGTACCTCAACCCCGGCGGCTCGGTGAAGGACCGGATCGCCCTGCGGATGATCGAGGCGGCCGAGCAGTCCGGCGCGCTGCGCCCCGGCGGCACGATCGTCGAGCCGACCAGCGGGAACACCGGCGTCGGGCTCGCGCTGGTCGCGCAGCGCAAGGGGTACCGCTGCGTGTTCGTCTGCCCGGACAAGGTCAGCCAGGACAAGCGCGACGTGCTGCGCGCGTACGGCGCCGAGGTCGTCGTCACCCCGACCGCCGTGCCGCCCGACCACCCGGAGTCGTACTACTCCGTCTCGGACCGCCTGGTCCGCGAGATCGAGGGGGCGTGGAAGCCGGACCAGTACTCCAACCCGAACGGTCCGGCGAGCCACTACGCCAGCACCGGTCCGGAGATCTGGGAGGGCACCGAGGGGACGATCACGCACCTGGTCGCGGGCGTCGGCACCGGCGGGACGATCACCGGTACCGGGCGCTACCTGCACGACGTGTCGGCGGACCGGCCGGTGGAGCTCGGGGGACGGGTCCGGGTGGTGGGCGCGGACCCGGCGGGGTCGGTCTACTCCGGCGGTGACGGGCGGCCGTACCTGGTCGAGGGCGTGGGGGAGGACTTCTGGCCGCGCGCGTACGACCCGTCGGTGCCGGACGAGATCGTCCCGGTGTCCGATGCCGAGTCGTTCGCGATGACGCGCCGGCTCGCGCGCGAGGAGGCGCTGCTGGTCGGTGGCTCGTCCGGGATGGCCGTCGAGGCGGCGCTGCGGGTGGCGCGTCGGCTGCAGGACGAGGACCCGGTGGCGGCGGCGCGCGTCGCGATCGTCGTGCTGCTGCCGGACGGCGGCCGGGGGTACCTGTCCAAGATCTTCAACGACTCGTGGATGCGGTCCTACGGCTTCCTCGCAGCCGGCGAGGGCGCCACGGTCGCCGACGTGCTGCGCTCCAAGGACGGGGCCATGCCGGCGCTGGTGCACACCCACCCCACCGAGACGGTGCGCGACGCGATCGAGATCATGCGTGAGTTCGGGGTCTCGCAGATGCCCGTGGTCGGTGCGGAGCCGCCGGTGAAGATCGGCGAGGTGGCCGGCTCGGTCAGCGAGCGCGGGCTGCTGGACGCGGTGTTCGGCGGCTCGGCGGCGCTGGCCGACCGCGTCGACCGGCACATGTCGCCCCCGCTGCCGCTGATCGGCTCCGGCGAGCCGGTGGACGCCGCGCGGGCGGCGCTGCAGGGCGCCGACGCGCTGATGGTGGTGCAGGACGGGCAGCCGGTCGGCGTGCTGACCCGGCACGACCTGCTGGGGTTCCTGGCCCGCTGAGCCGGGGCGCGGGCACCGTCGCTCGGTGCTCTAGCCTCGTGCCCGTCGCGCCGGCGCGGCGCGTGCGAGACGAGGAGCAACGTGGCGATCTTCGACCTGTCCCTGCCCGAGCTGCGGGCGTACCTGCCGCAGCTGGACGAGCCCGCCGACCTGGACGACTTCTGGTCCGGGACGCTGGCGGAGGGGCGGGGGCACGACCTGGCGCTGACCGTCGAGCCGGTCGACACGGGGCTGCGGCTGATCGAGGCGTTCGACGTGACGTTCGCGGGCTTCGCTGGCGACCCGATCCGCGCGTGGCTGACCCGGCCCGCAGGGGTGACCGAGCCGCTGCCGGCGGTCGTCGAGTACATCGGCTACGGCGGCGGGCGCGGGTTCGCGCACGAGCACCTGGCCTGGGCGGCCGCCGGCTACGTGCATCTGCTGATGGACACCCGCGGGCAGGGCTCCACCTGGGGCACCGGTGGTCACACGCCCGACCCGGAGGGCAGCGGCCCGGCCGCGAACGGCGTGATGACCCGTGGCGTCCTCGACCCGGCGACGTACTACTACCGCCGGCTGATCACCGACGCGGTGCGCGCGGTCGACGCCGTCCGCGCCCTGCCTGGGGTGGACCCGGCGCGCGTCGCCGTCACGGGTGGCAGCCAGGGCGGCGGGCTCGCGCTCGCGGTGTCGGGCCTCGCGGACGGCCTGGTCGCGGCGATGCCCGACGTGCCGTTCCTGTGCCACTTCCCGCGGGCGATGGCCCTCACCGACAACTTCCCGTACGGGGAGGTGGTGCAGTACCTCGCCGTGCACCGCGACCACGTGGACCAGGTGCTGCGCACCCTGTCCTACGTCGACGGCGTGCACCTCGGGCGAC from Cellulomonas sp. NTE-D12 encodes:
- a CDS encoding cystathionine beta-synthase, coding for MTYAQHISELVGHTPLVRLNSVTAGLAATVLAKVEYLNPGGSVKDRIALRMIEAAEQSGALRPGGTIVEPTSGNTGVGLALVAQRKGYRCVFVCPDKVSQDKRDVLRAYGAEVVVTPTAVPPDHPESYYSVSDRLVREIEGAWKPDQYSNPNGPASHYASTGPEIWEGTEGTITHLVAGVGTGGTITGTGRYLHDVSADRPVELGGRVRVVGADPAGSVYSGGDGRPYLVEGVGEDFWPRAYDPSVPDEIVPVSDAESFAMTRRLAREEALLVGGSSGMAVEAALRVARRLQDEDPVAAARVAIVVLLPDGGRGYLSKIFNDSWMRSYGFLAAGEGATVADVLRSKDGAMPALVHTHPTETVRDAIEIMREFGVSQMPVVGAEPPVKIGEVAGSVSERGLLDAVFGGSAALADRVDRHMSPPLPLIGSGEPVDAARAALQGADALMVVQDGQPVGVLTRHDLLGFLAR
- a CDS encoding ABC transporter permease subunit → MSTATTTPATTPSQQPARSDLRLSPLHVLRSEWLKFWTVRSTYWTLALTAAVFVGLVVAVSFGMRALSAQQQVNEAGPLPLIPLSAGAQLAMIPLAVLGVLTVTSEYSTGMIRASLTAVPTRLPVLWAKAAVVAVVTLVLTLVTVLLSAVLASAILHSTGGSLDAGDPQVQRIVLGTALYLTTTTLFAFSLGALLRHSAAALGVVLTLLLVIENVLNVLAQVVWKWLQHVTPFLPASAGSRLTMTEQQLTATNDANLYHVHLSAWQGYAVLVAWVVVILAFAAIRLRSRDA
- a CDS encoding PLD nuclease N-terminal domain-containing protein, which translates into the protein MLRVLPFALDLALLVFCLIDCIQADPGAVRNLPKGGWIVLILLFPLVGGVAWLVAGRPVGPGPRRVPWPSTATAGFPEYERPRAVAPDDDPAFLAGIAESNAEHEKLLRAWEDQLRERERRLAERDDDDQGTPPPAADH
- a CDS encoding MFS transporter; protein product: MSATTRDEPHRTAIYATALTAFFAIAGIAVVDPILPVIGSSLGASTWQIELLFTAYIAVMALGMVPAVMSTGRFGYKKVLTAGVSVVAVAALAASAVGGIGQLAALRGLWGLGNAMFFATAMSLLVALARQSEWVVELFETCVGLGFAVGPLIGGLLGRISWRVPFMACGVLMVAAAVMSVSRLRDPDEKPSRLRLTDVFASFRKPAFIALCALTATYNFVFFVVLGYTPVALHLSVVPLGLVFTAWGIGLAFGILVVGHRLAHRIGAVATVGLAVLVLTGCLVGLAVSTSTTVSIVVLVVAGICMGVCNANLTDLALATGLPDRRSTTGAFNLVRWGFAAPAPVISGLVAEHVGLKAPFWVAVVVLGVGLVVFALTSHVMARAAGEKTLWSRWNAGARAAELTPGEAMGEI
- a CDS encoding acetylxylan esterase, with protein sequence MAIFDLSLPELRAYLPQLDEPADLDDFWSGTLAEGRGHDLALTVEPVDTGLRLIEAFDVTFAGFAGDPIRAWLTRPAGVTEPLPAVVEYIGYGGGRGFAHEHLAWAAAGYVHLLMDTRGQGSTWGTGGHTPDPEGSGPAANGVMTRGVLDPATYYYRRLITDAVRAVDAVRALPGVDPARVAVTGGSQGGGLALAVSGLADGLVAAMPDVPFLCHFPRAMALTDNFPYGEVVQYLAVHRDHVDQVLRTLSYVDGVHLGRRASAPALFSVALRDQTCPPSTVFAAYNHYGTLAVGARPDRDIEVYEFNQHEGGLGYQLDRQLRWLADVLASAPTSPLTR
- a CDS encoding MarR family transcriptional regulator translates to MTATAQTAPRSDDRIGRIETEVALLLRLSDRNRRRSRLMDGALERSAYLALRLLESNGPSTITRIADELRLDGSTVTRQVVAMEEAGHVRRGKDPRDGRHQVISATSEGLDALARTRAARNAVYREVLSAWSEEDLGTLAHMLRRLNADLDAHLDS
- a CDS encoding VOC family protein, encoding MSPTFAMLVLEVRDLRRSIEFYRLLGLDVPDPRPDRPVSICRLGPGAKLVLTEQFAARYDPDWVRPERGYQQLVEFYAGDDVAVDAEWARLTGAGYHGRMAPTQTAGPYAAMVDDPDGNVILLTSDEAARPDGATV
- a CDS encoding NAD(P)/FAD-dependent oxidoreductase — translated: MSDPAAVQGSAPVPSEAPVRPAKPRKSPRVLILGGGTVGLYTARRLRRRLGKRDAAIVVVDPRSYMTYAPFLPETAAGSIDPRNVVAPHRRALKGVDVLQGKVTQIEHAGRRVQITPEEGDPYWVQYDHLVVGLGSVARTLPIPGLAEEGIGFKTVEEAIALRNHVLDRIDLAASTWDPELRRRMLTFVFVGGGFAGIEALAEVEDLARYTIRHYKQVEEDELRFVLVEGSPRILPEVSEELGGYTLEQLRKRRIEIYLSTFLNSCVDGHIVLSDGTEFDTETVVWTAGVKANPVLADSDLPLDKTGRVITNAYLQVTTADGDVVPDAYAAGDCAAVPDLVNPGKTCPPNAQHALRQGNHLGDNLARILSSAPPTEYKHKNIGAVASLGMYKGVAQMFGRIKVRGFLAWVLHRTYHVFAMPTVNRKLRIMMGWTSSLLLRREVVSLGALQDPRAEFRAAAVRPKPKPAAEQADPSVAGAR
- a CDS encoding ATP-binding cassette domain-containing protein, which translates into the protein MIEAHGLTKRYGHTTAVDGASFTVQPGRVTGFLGPNGAGKSTTMRMIVGLDRPTAGDVTVNGKHYAAHRSPLTEVGALLEARAVHPGRTARGHLRAMAATHGIGERRVDEVIELTGLGTVAGKRVGGFSLGMNQRLGVAVALLGDPHTLILDEPVNGLDPEGVIWVRTLVKYLASQGRTVFLSSHLMSEMAVTADHIIVIGRGRIIADAPVEQVVAGATHSTVRVRSPRATELADVLRGAGATVDSAEPGVLQVVGTGPEAVGEAAAAHGIVLHELTTVSGSLEDAYLALTAEEVEYHSGVAAPADPRTGYPGGGQAVPSGPPSTARPPVPPTAPAAGAQTDVQEDVR